Within the Argonema galeatum A003/A1 genome, the region CGGTAAGTTTTACATGAATTTTAAGACTAACCCGCAGACCGCTGGTAATCTACTCAAACTTGGGTTAAATAGCAAAAATTGGTCTAAAGAAGCTGAAAAGCAATATCTTACTTTACCTCCTGGCACTCCTCGACCCCAAGTTGAAATTTCCGGTTCGATAAAAGTCACGCCTTCAACTCCCAGCAACATACAACCTCTTGTTCGCCATTATTCTTTCCCACTTGCTGAACTTATCAAAAGAATGAATCGGTTCAGCAACAACCACATGGCCGAGATGCTAGCTAATTCTGTGGGAGGAGCAAAAGTAGTTGCACGAAAAGCGGCTGAAATAGCTGGTGTTGCGCCAGAAGAAGTTCAACTCGTAAATGGTTCTGGGTTAAGTCCAGAAAATCGGATTTCTCCCCGCGCTGCCTGTGCGATGTTTATGGCAATTGAACGATATCTGCAACCTTATAATATGACCATCGGAGATGTATTTGCTATTATAGGACAAGATGAAGGAACATTGGATAAACGCAATTTACCTCCACTATTAGTTGTGAAATCGGGAACGCTGGATAACGTTAGTTCTTTAGCAGGAGCATTGCCTACGCAGAAGCAAGGTTCTGTCTGGTTTGCCATTATGAATGTAGGTAAAGATACGGACGAATTCCGCACTCAGCAAGAAGATCTGTTGAAAACTTTTTTGTCACAATGGGGAACGGTTGAATCTTTGCCAGCAGAGTTAAAGCCTAATATTGAGAGAAATAGTAAGACCTCTCAAATGGAAGTTGTCAAATAGGGTAGTCGGTAGTAGTTGTAGGTTGGGTTGAGGAACGAAACCCAACCTACGAATCATATCGTGTCCGGTCGATCGTTAGCATTTATTGTGATATCGTCAAATTGTCTGTTGTCATCGTTGGTTAAATTTTTACCGCAGATGAAGACTCTGGAACGCTCCGGAACGCAGATAAGAATAATCACAGAAATTTTTTAGGTAACCAATGCTATTTTGACTTTTGACTTTTGACTTCCGCTCTTCGGCACTAGCCCCTTCTTAACAGTGGGCGCGGATCGCTTGGTCGAGCTACCATAATACCGATCGCATTCTTAATATTACCTACATACACCTGTAAATCGCGGGAAATTCTGACTGTGCCGCTGGGCGAAGCATGGATAATACCTATGCTGCCGTTTTGGTTACGATAAACTAGACCAGTGTGAGTTACGTCGAGTC harbors:
- a CDS encoding D-alanyl-D-alanine carboxypeptidase — its product is MTLLKNLRLTTALSIAGLALISGCSTSSSPQATSPSPENEVTNSSATTTENLTKVEMPVNKYTFSILPPENPDPVINAEIAQYIKMLVAKGFAKETQQGVWIQSGNTLLANYRGTIPLPAASVTKVATSLVALQTFGPDRQFVTLIAATGPIKDGVLQGDLVVQGGEDPLFVWEEAIALGNTLNKIGINRVTGDLIIAGKFYMNFKTNPQTAGNLLKLGLNSKNWSKEAEKQYLTLPPGTPRPQVEISGSIKVTPSTPSNIQPLVRHYSFPLAELIKRMNRFSNNHMAEMLANSVGGAKVVARKAAEIAGVAPEEVQLVNGSGLSPENRISPRAACAMFMAIERYLQPYNMTIGDVFAIIGQDEGTLDKRNLPPLLVVKSGTLDNVSSLAGALPTQKQGSVWFAIMNVGKDTDEFRTQQEDLLKTFLSQWGTVESLPAELKPNIERNSKTSQMEVVK